In Daucus carota subsp. sativus chromosome 4, DH1 v3.0, whole genome shotgun sequence, one DNA window encodes the following:
- the LOC108217537 gene encoding omega-hydroxypalmitate O-feruloyl transferase, with the protein MGEVCVNDGGFMITRAEAVIVQPEAKTSTNVQELQLTNLDQYFSPVVRTVFCYKRRDDDKKSMEGVGRVIREALAKVLVHFYPLAGELTVSSEGKLVVKCTNRGVPFVEAVADCDLEVLGDITIPDPAVLSRLVYMDPAAENMLQMPLLTAQVTRFKCGGFVMGMALNHCMADGISAMQFVNAWSEAARGISPTTLPYLDRSALRSRKPPIISHPHDQLLETNCISTQPSQGEVVYKLFEFDQKKLTRLKKTIMQDGTITSCTTFVALTALIWRAKCRAYNTQQQQQAKLLLVVDGRSKLKNPPLPKDYFGNVIVLTCCVCNAGDLMEKPLSHAAQLVQNTINNVDDEFIRSEIDYLEITKEKLDYSTTLLVSSWTRLAFRAMDFGWGEPTQSGCVTLPEKEVAFFFSGAGKAKTGTTVLIGLPVTAMKSFQEFIHV; encoded by the exons ATGGGAGAAGTATGTGTTAATGATGGTGGTTTTATGATTACACGAGCAGAAGCAGTAATAGTTCAGCCGGAAGCTAAGACGAGTACTAATGTTCAAGAACTCCAGCTGACGAACCTGGATCAGTACTTTTCTCCAGTGGTTCGGACAGTGTTTTGTTATAAAAGGCGAGATGATGATAAGAAGAGTATGGAAGGCGTTGGGCGCGTTATAAGGGAGGCTCTGGCAAAGGTTTTGGTTCATTTTTACCCGCTTGCAGGAGAGTTGACAGTCAGTAGTGAGGGGAAGCTTGTCGTGAAATGCACAAACAGAGGTGTGCCGTTTGTTGAAGCTGTGGCGGATTGTGATCTTGAGGTGTTGGGAGATATCACGATCCCTGATCCTGCAGTGTTGAGCAGGCTTGTTTATATGGATCCTGCTGCTGAGAACATGCTCCAGATGCCCTTACTAACTGCACAG GTGACAAGGTTCAAGTGTGGAGGATTTGTAATGGGGATGGCCCTGAATCACTGCATGGCAGACGGGATATCAGCAATGCAGTTTGTTAACGCATGGAGCGAAGCAGCAAGAGGCATATCTCCGACAACGTTACCATACCTCGACAGATCAGCTCTCAGATCAAGAAAACCTCCGATCATCAGCCACCCTCACGACCAGCTCCTCGAAACCAACTGCATTTCCACACAGCCTTCACAAGGCGAAGTAGTCTACAAATTATTCGAATTTGATCAGAAAAAACTTACTAGGCTCAAGAAAACCATCATGCAAGACGGAACCATCACCAGCTGCACCACATTCGTGGCCCTCACCGCCTTGATCTGGCGCGCAAAATGCAGAGCCTATAAcacacaacaacaacaacaagccaAGCTTTTGCTAGTGGTGGACGGGAGATCAAAGCTGAAAAACCCTCCATTGCCTAAGGACTATTTCGGGAACGTAATAGTCCTAACATGTTGTGTCTGCAATGCAGGGGATTTGATGGAGAAGCCATTATCTCACGCAGCGCAGCTTGTGCAGAATACCATAAACAATGTGGATGATGAGTTCATTAGGTCCGAGATCGATTATCTCGAAATAACTAAAGAAAAGTTGGATTATTCGACAACTCTGTTAGTTTCTTCGTGGACAAGACTTGCGTTCAGGGCCATGGACTTCGGGTGGGGAGAACCGACGCAGTCTGGCTGCGTAACCTTGCCGGAAAAAGAAGTTGCGTTTTTCTTTTCAGGTGCTGGCAAGGCAAAAACGGGAACTACAGTTCTCATAGGTTTGCCGGTCACTGCCATGAAATCATTCCAAGAATTCATACACGTTTAA
- the LOC108219477 gene encoding desmethyl-deoxy-podophyllotoxin synthase-like: MEFQLLFALISASLLFLYTIKKHLSNSKGAQFRPKLPPGPRKVPVIGNLLQLRGALPHHSLRALAGIYGPVMHLQLGEISAVIISSAEAAKEVMKTHDIAFSNRPELLASRILFYNCTGIISANYGDYWRMLRKICLSELLSAKRVQSFGFIREEEVGQLIRSVSLSGKSAINMTEKFFSMTNTIVSRAAFGHKCKHQQDFIQMMKEISTLASGFMFPDIFPSLKFLHPISNAKAALEKIHKRLDGILENIINEHRADRSTGKVAEEDLVDVLLKLQESSDLEVPITTENIKAIILDIFLAGTETSSTTLDWAMAEIMKNPKVMHQAQAEVRQVCQGDNKFQDKNIEKLQYLKLIIKETLRLHPPGPLLLPRESREKCQINGYEIPIKTKVIVNAWAIGRDQDHWTNPESFTPERFYGSSRDFRGADFELIPFGAGRRACPGISFGIANIELPLAQLLYQFNWEVADGVKPEELDMSEGFGTAVRRQNELNLIATPFIP; this comes from the exons ATGGAGTTCCAACTTCTCTTTGCTCTCATCTCTGCTTCTCTGCTGTTCTTGTATACGATTAAGAAGCACTTAAGCAACTCGAAAGGTGCACAATTCAGGCCAAAATTGCCTCCAGGGCCGAGGAAGGTGCCCGTAATTGGGAACTTACTACAACTAAGGGGTGCATTGCCTCATCACTCTTTGAGGGCCTTGGCTGGAATTTATGGACCTGTAATGCACCTACAGCTTGGCGAGATTTCAGCTGTTATAATCTCGTCTGCAGAAGCAGCTAAAGAGGTCATGAAGACTCATGACATCGCCTTCTCAAATAGGCCCGAGCTTCTTGCTTCCAGGATTCTGTTTTACAACTGCACGGGGATTATATCTGCTAACTATGGCGATTACTGGAGAATGCTGCGGAAAATTTGCTTATCTGAGCTCTTGAGTGCTAAGAGAGTCCAGTCATTTGGCTTTATAAGAGAGGAGGAAGTAGGGCAGCTTATTCGATCAGTTTCTTTATCTGGAAAATCTGCTATTAATATGACCGAGAAGTTCTTCTCTATGACAAATACTATAGTGTCGAGAGCAGCATTTGGTCACAAGTGCAAGCATCAGCAAGATTTCATTCAGATGATGAAGGAAATATCGACGTTAGCTTCAGGATTTATGTTTCCTGATATATTTCCTTCACTGAAGTTTCTTCATCCGATTAGTAATGCAAAAGCTGCATTGGAGAAGATCCATAAGAGACTAGATGGTATTCTTGAGAATATAATCAATGAACATAGAGCTGACAGGAGCACTGGTAAAGTAGCCGAGGAAGATCTGGTTGATGTCCTGCTAAAACTTCAAGAAAGCAGTGACCTTGAAGTTCCGATCACAACTGAGAACATCAAGGCcatcattttg GATATTTTCCTTGCTGGGACAGAGACTTCATCAACGACCTTAGATTGGGCAATGGCAGAAATAATGAAAAATCCGAAAGTAATGCATCAAGCGCAAGCTGAAGTTAGACAGGTCTGTCAAGGAGATAACAAATttcaggacaagaacattgaaAAGTTGCAGTATCTTAAGCTGATAATCAAAGAAACTCTAAGGCTGCATCCACCTGGACCATTGTTACTCCCAAGAGAATCACGGGAAAAATGTCAGATCAATGGATACGAGATACCCATCAAAACCAAAGTCATTGTGAATGCATGGGCTATAGGCAGGGATCAAGATCATTGGACTAATCCTGAGTCGTTCACACCAGAGAGGTTTTATGGATCTTCAAGAGATTTCAGAGGTGCTGATTTTGAGTTGATTCCATTTGGTGCTGGTAGAAGGGCCTGTCCAGGGATATCATTTGGAATCGCGAATATTGAACTTCCACTAGCCCAACTTCTGTATCAATTCAACTGGGAAGTTGCTGACGGAGTTAAGCCAGAAGAACTCGACATGTCAGAGGGGTTCGGAACAGCTGTCAGGAGACAAAATGAGTTGAACTTAATTGCCACCCCCTTTATTCCTTGA
- the LOC108217538 gene encoding receptor-like protein 7, which translates to MALLRFREGFEILKTASHRPSAYPKILSWKLQGDGSADCCSWEGVYCDQQTGHVDGLDLSSSFLYGSIDSESSLFSLSYLRSLNLADNHFNYSLIPSKIASLSRLSYLNLSSSVFSGQIPSEILKLSNLTSLDLSFNVDFSSQENLLKLETHDLRSLAGNLTHLRELNLSMVNISSAIPDSLTSLLFLSALGLRKCGLYGEIPIGIFLLPDLRILDVGKNRKLRGHVPEIVDSSLKLEELRLDYTDISGKLPDSIMKLKSLRILDINYCLFSGFIPATISNMTTLTTLDLSRNYISGKVPSLASMSQLSYLSLAHNNFTGKISTSFANLTSLTHLDLGNNKFSGIVPSWFMNLTHLTHLDLSYNTLQGSVPTSLSQIENLEYLNLFHANLSGIVEVDIFLRLKKLTHLKLSQNYFSVVENNQTNITLPQFKYLALSGCKIKKFPHFLRFQDELEDLFLDSNQIEGLIPEWIWNKSRGSMDSIWLGGNQLTGFDNNPAVLPWTRLRLLDLEDNMMQGSLPVPPASTLTYFASDNRMTGEISPLICNAKSLILLQLSYNNLVGEIPSCLGNFSNDLMILNLKANNFRGVIPEMSPKLKKVDLSENQFQGKVPRSLANCTLLEVLDLGDNQIDDSFPLWLGTLPELQVLILRSNLFHGTIENHTTNSEFPKLRIIDLYNNSFAGDLPLEHFKNCDAMKFKVDKLEYMNVILLPLIGGWTLYENYGITVTNKGNTLSYQKVSNLITFVDLSSNKFAGNIPDSIGSFSDLQSLNLSNNFLSGSIPKFTENLTALESFDISRNNLTGKIPPQLAGLGFLAYFDVSFNRLTGPIPQGKQFDLFQNDSYKGNMALCGPPLSKKCGKQAPLSPPLISQEDDDSNSFLNVVGVIIASIGFGSGLIGGIIYGDKLATKCYMYITIRFLSKYMK; encoded by the coding sequence ATGGCCTTGTTGCGGTTCAGAGAAGGGTTTGAAATCCTTAAAACAGCCTCTCATAGGCCTTCTGCTTATCCAAAAATTCTATCGTGGAAGCTCCAAGGGGACGGGAGTGCTGATTGCTGCTCGTGGGAAGGAGTCTATTGTGATCAACAGACAGGTCATGTCGACGGTCTTGACCTTAGTAGCAGTTTTCTCTATGGTTCCATAGACTCTGAAAGCAGCCTGTTTAGCCTTTCTTACTTGCGCAGCTTAAATCTTGCTGACAATCATTTTAATTACTCATTGATTCCATCCAAAATAGCTTCTCTTTCTAGGCTTTCATATCTTAACCTCTCATCTTCTGTATTTTCTGGCCAGATTCCGTCAGAAATCTTGAAATTGTCCAACTTGACCTCCCTTGATCTATCTTTTAATGTTGATTTCTCATCCCAGGAAAATCTTTTGAAACTCGAGACACATGATCTACGAAGCCTTGCTGGAAACTTGACACACTTGAGAGAACTTAACCTCAGTATGGTCAACATTTCATCTGCGATACCTGATTCACTGACCAGCTTACTCTTTTTGTCAGCTCTTGGGCTCAGAAAGTGTGGGTTATATGGTGAAATTCCTATTGGCATCTTCCTGCTGCCAGACTTGCGAATTCTTGATGTTGGGAAGAATCGTAAACTCAGGGGCCATGTGCCTGAAATTGTTGATTCCAGTCTAAAGCTTGAAGAATTAAGACTGGATTACACAGATATCTCCGGCAAGCTACCAGACTCCATAATGAAACTCAAATCTTTAAGGATTCTGGATATCAACTACTGCCTTTTTTCAGGTTTCATTCCAGCCACAATCAGTAACATGACCACACTTACCACACTGGACTTGAGCAGAAATTATATTTCAGGCAAGGTTCCATCCCTTGCAAGCATGTCACAACTCTCTTACTTGTCACTTGCTCACAATAATTTCACCGGAAAGATATCAACATCCTTTGCAAATCTTACCAGTCTAACTCATTTAGATCTtggtaataataaattttcagggATTGTCCCATCTTGGTTTATGAACCTAACTCATTTAACACATCTTGACCTCTCTTACAATACACTGCAGGGATCAGTTCCAACATCATTGTCACAGAttgaaaatcttgaatatctCAATCTTTTTCATGCTAATCTCAGTGGCATTGTCGAAGTAGATATATTTCTTAGATTAAAAAAGTTAACTCATCTCAAACTTTCGCAAAACTATTTTTCTGTTGTAGAAAATAACCAAACCAATATTACTCTTCCGCAATTCAAGTACTTGGCTTTGAGTGGATGCAAAATAAAGAAGTTCCCACATTTTCTAAGGTTTCAAGATGAACTAGAAGATTTGTTCCTTGATTCAAATCAAATTGAAGGTCTTATACCAGAATGGATTTGGAACAAAAGCAGAGGAAGCATGGATTCGATATGGCTTGGAGGAAACCAACTAACAGGATTTGACAATAATCCAGCTGTTCTTCCATGGACTCGTTTACGTTTACTGGATTTAGAAGATAACATGATGCAAGGTTCTCTCCCAGTTCCTCCAGCATCGACCCTAACTTATTTTGCATCAGATAATAGAATGACAGGGGAAATCTCGCCTTTGATCTGCAATGCAAAATCTCTCATTCTGTTACAATTGAGCTACAACAACTTGGTCGGCGAGATTCCTTCATGTCTAGGAAACTTCAGCAATGATTTGATGATATTGAATCTAAAAGCGAACAACTTTAGAGGGGTCATACCTGAAATGAGTCCAAAACTGAAGAAGGTGGATTTAAGTGAAAATCAATTCCAGGGAAAAGTACCAAGATCATTAGCAAACTGCACCTTGCTTGAAGTTCTTGATCTGggagacaatcaaatagatgaTTCATTCCCTTTATGGCTTGGAACTCTTCCAGAACTGCAGGTCCTAATCTTGCGATCCAACCTGTTCCATGGAACAATAGAGAATCATACCACCAATTCAGAGTTTCCAAAGTTGCGAATCATCGACCTCTATAACAATTCTTTTGCAGGAGATTTGCCACTGGAACACTTCAAGAACTGTGATGCCATGAAATTCAAGGTAGACAAGCTGGAATATATGAACGTCATACTCCTCCCTCTAATTGGGGGTTGGACACTCTATGAAAACTACGGTATTACAGTCACAAACAAAGGCAATACGTTATCTTATCAGAAGGTTTCTAACCTGATTACATTTGTTGATCTCTCTAGCAACAAATTCGCAGGAAACATTCCAGACTCCATTGGAAGCTTTTCCGATCTTCAGTCCCTCAATCTTTCCAACAATTTTCTCAGTGGTTCTATCCCAAAATTCACAGAAAACCTCACTGCTCTGGAGTCATTTGACATTTCTAGAAACAATCTCACAGGTAAGATCCCTCCACAGCTAGCAGGTCTAGGATTCCTTGCATATTTCGACGTATCTTTTAACCGTCTAACTGGACCGATACCACAAGGGAAACAGTTTGATTTATTTCAGAACGACTCCTACAAAGGAAACATGGCATTATGCGGACCACCTCTATCCAAAAAGTGTGGAAAACAGGCACCACTGTCACCACCGTTAATCTCTCAAGAAGACGATGATTCTAATTCCTTCTTGAATGTGGTTGGTGTGATTATTGCGTCCATTGGATTTGGAAGTGGACTAATAGGTGGAATTATATATGGGGACAAGTTAGCAACCAAGTGCTACATGTATATAACTATTCGCTTCTTGTCAAAGTATATGAAATAG
- the LOC108218211 gene encoding receptor-like protein 7, whose amino-acid sequence MALLRFKQGFEILKTASRMPSAYPKILSWKSQGEGSTDCCSWEGVYCDQETGHVDGLDLSSSFLYGSIDSESSLFRLSYLRSLNLADNHFNYSLIPFKIASFSRLSHLNLSSSVFSGQIPSEILKLSNLTSLDLSFNVNFSSLENLLKLETPDLRSLAGNLTNLKVLDLSMVNISSAVPDLMTKLFFLSTLGLRKCGLYGEIPIEIFQLQNLLILDVGRNRELRGHVPEIFDSSLKLEELRLDYTDISGKLPDSIMKLKSLRILDIHYCLFSGFIPATVSNMTTLTTLDLSRNYFSGKVPPLASMSQLSYLSLAHNNFTGKISASFANLTSLTYLDLSNNRFSGVIPSWLVNLTHLTHLDLSYNPMKGSIPTSWSQIENLEYLNLFHANLSGIVEADIFLCLKKLTVLQLSQNNLFLVDNNRTNITLPQFKYLSISNCGMKEFPYFLRFQDELEDLFFDSNEIEGLIPEWIWNKSRGSMDSLWLGGNQLTGFDNNPSVLPWTRLRLLDLGDNMMQGSLPASTLTYYASDNILTGEISPLICNAKSLILLQLSYNYLGGEIPSCLGNFSNDLMILNLKANNFSGVIPEMSPKLKKVDLSQNQFQGKLPRSLANCTLLEVLDLGDNQIEDSFPLWLGTLPELQVLILRSNLFHGTIENHTTNSEFPKLRIIDLYNNSFGGDLPLEHFKNCDAMKFEVDKLEYMDVILLPLIGGWTLYENYGITVTNKGNTLSYQKVSNLITFVDLSSNKFTGKIPDSIESFRNLQSLNLSNNFLSGSIPKFTANLTALESFDISRNNLTGKIPPQLAGLGFLAYFDVSFNRLTGPIPQGKQFDLFQNDSYKGDMALCGPPLSRKCGKQAPLSPPLISEEDDDSDSFWNVVGVIIASIGFGSGLIGGIIYGDKLATKCCMYITIRFLSKFVK is encoded by the coding sequence ATGGCATTGTTACGGTTCAAACAGGGGTTTGAAATCCTGAAAACAGCGTCTCGTATGCCTTCTGCTTATCCAAAGATTCTATCATGGAAGTCCCAAGGAGAAGGGAGTACGGATTGCTGCTCGTGGGAAGGAGTCTATTGCGATCAAGAGACAGGTCATGTTGATGGTCTTGACCTTAGTAGCAGTTTTCTCTATGGTTCCATTGATTCTGAAAGCAGCCTGTTTCGCCTTTCTTACTTGCGCAGCTTAAATCTTGCTGACAATCATTTTAATTACTCCTTGATTCCATTCAAAATAGCTTCTTTTTCCAGACTTTCACATCTTAATCTTTCATCTTCTGTATTTTCTGGCCAGATTCCATCAGAGATCTTGAAATTGTCCAACTTGACCTCTCTTGATCTATCTTTTAATGTAAATTTTTCATCCCTGGAGAATCTTTTGAAACTTGAGACACCTGATCTAAGAAGCCTTGCTGGAAACTTGACAAACTTGAAGGTACTTGACCTCAGTATGGTGAACATTTCATCTGCAGTACCTGATTTGATGACAAAATTATTCTTTCTGTCAACTCTTGGGCTCAGAAAGTGTGGGTTATATGGTGAAATTCCGATTGAAATCTTCCAGCTGCAAAACTTATTAATTCTTGATGTTGGGAGGAATCGGGAACTCAGGGGTCATGTGCCTGAAATTTTTGATTCCAGCCTAAAGCTTGAAGAATTAAGACTTGACTACACAGATATCTCCGGCAAGCTACCAGACTCCATAATGAAACTCAAATCTTTAAGGATTCTGGATATCCACTACTGCCTTTTTTCAGGTTTTATTCCAGCTACAGTCAGTAACATGACCACACTTACGACACTGGATTTGAGCAGGAATTATTTTTCTGGCAAGGTTCCACCCCTTGCAAGCATGTCACAACTCTCTTACCTGTCACTTGCTCATAATAATTTCACCGGAAAGATATCAGCATCCTTTGCAAATCTTACCAGTCTAACTTATTTAGATCTTAGTAATAATAGATTTTCAGGGGTCATCCCGTCTTGGCTTGTGAACCTAACTCATTTAACACATCTTGACCTCTCTTACAATCCAATGAAGGGATCAATTCCAACATCATGGTCACAGAttgaaaatcttgaatatcttAACCTTTTTCATGCTAATCTCAGTGGCATTGTAGAAGCAGATATATTTCTTTGCTTAAAAAAACTAACTGTTCTTCAACTTTCGCAGAACAATCTTTTTTTAGTAGACAATAACAGAACCAACATTACTCTTCCACAATTCAAATACTTGTCTATAAGTAATTGCGGAATGAAGGAGTTCCCATATTTCCTCCGGTTTCAAGATGAACTAGAGGATCTGTTCTTTGACTCGAATGAAATTGAAGGCCTGATACCAGAATGGATTTGGAACAAAAGCAGGGGTAGCATGGATTCACTATGGCTTGGAGGAAACCAACTTACAGGATTTGACAATAATCCAAGTGTTCTGCCATGGACTCGTTTACGTTTACTGGATTTAGGAGATAACATGATGCAAGGTTCCCTCCCAGCATCGACCCTAACTTATTATGCATCAGATAATATTTTGACAGGGGAAATCTCGCCTTTGATCTGCAATGCAAAATCTCTCATTCTGCTACAATTGAGCTACAACTACTTGGGCGGCGAGATTCCTTCATGTCTAGGAAACTTCAGCAATGATTTGATGATACTGAATCTAAAAGCGAACAACTTTAGTGGGGTCATACCTGAAATGAGTCCAAAACTGAAGAAGGTGGATTTAAGTCAAAATCAATTCCAGGGAAAATTACCAAGATCATTAGCAAACTGCACCTTGCTTGAAGTTCTTGATCTGGGAGACAATCAAATAGAAGATTCATTCCCTTTATGGCTTGGAACTCTTCCAGAACTGCAGGTCCTCATCTTGCGATCCAACCTGTTCCATGGAACAATAGAGAATCATACCACCAATTCAGAGTTTCCAAAGTTGCGAATCATCGACCTTTATAACAATTCTTTTGGAGGAGATTTGCCACTTGAACACTTCAAGAACTGTGATGCCATGAAATTCGAGGTAGACAAGCTGGAATATATGGACGTCATACTCCTCCCTCTAATTGGCGGTTGGACACTCTATGAAAACTACGGTATTACAGTCACAAACAAAGGCAATACGTTATCTTATCAGAAGGTTTCTAACCTGATTACATTTGTTGATCTCTCTAGCAACAAATTCACTGGGAAAATTCCAGACAGCATTGAAAGCTTTAGGAATCTACAGTCCCTCAATCTTTCCAACAATTTTCTCAGTGGTTCTATCCCAAAATTCACAGCAAACCTCACTGCTCTGGAGTCATTTGACATTTCTAGAAACAATCTCACAGGTAAGATCCCTCCACAGTTAGCAGGTCTAGGATTCCTTGCATATTTTGACGTGTCTTTTAACCGTCTAACTGGACCGATACCACAAGGGAAACAGTTTGATTTATTTCAGAATGACTCTTACAAAGGAGACATGGCATTATGCGGACCACCTCTATCCAGAAAGTGTGGAAAACAGGCACCATTGTCACCACCGTTAATCTCTGAAGAAGACGATGATTCTGATTCGTTCTGGAATGTGGTTGGTGTGATTATTGCATCCATTGGATTTGGAAGTGGACTGATAGGGGGAATTATATACGGGGACAAGCTAGCAACCAAGTGCTGCATGTATATAACTATTCGCTTCTTGTCAAAGTTTGTGAAATAG